A region of the Dyadobacter sp. CECT 9275 genome:
TACTTTCAACTGATAAGGAACGCATTTCGTTCATTAAAACGGCTAAAAGGTTTGATTTTCCAGAACCTGTTGAACCTGCAATAAGAATTTGAGTGTTGGTTACATTTTTGCTATTCATATCTAAATAAGCACTAATATCCCCATCGTAATTACCTATATTTAAGTTTAATAATGGTATCTGTCCTGCTTTTATTGAAGCTGTTGTACTTACTTTTAGCCATTCGTGTAATGTGTCGCCTTTCATCAGCATATCAAAGCCTCTGAAAATCTCCGCATTAACGACTTTACTTTTTGTAATGTTATCTTCCCAATTTATTTCTAAATCGTGGTATCGTAACTTTATCATTGAAGACAGCATTCCATTTAGATTGTGAACCGTAAAAAGTGTTGGATGAATACTGTTGGACGACATTTGAATATTGAGTACTTCTTTGTTTCTTTTCTCATTATCGGACAATCCCGCAATTAAACAAATACGCATCAGTTTTGCATTTCCTTTCGGACTTACATTTTTATGATTATCGGTATAGTGTTTTAAATTGATGTGTTTCTCTAAACGCTCTCGCAAATCATTCATTTTTGAATTCAATGCTTCTGCTTGTCGTAATCCTGTTTCTATTGCTGCCATAACTACTTAAAATTAATTAGGAAAATAGCCTTCAACTACTTCTGTTAATTGATTTTCCTTGTCTCTTACTAGAGTGAATTTTTTTGAAATGAAATTTTCGATTTTACTCAAATCAATAGACTTTCTTATTTCACTATCTGTACTCAATAAAATGGTTTGATGTGATAATTTAGGAAAGTAATTTTCGAGTAATGAAGCTCGACTACTTTCGTCTAAATATCCAAAAACGGTGTCAATCATTACTGGAGGATTGTAATCTCCGAAATAATGCAATGATTTTAAAAGTACCTGGATTATTATTTGTTTTGAAGCTGCATTTAATTCATCAAGATATATTTCATTTCCAGCTTTGTGATAAATTTTGAATGAAAGATTACTTAAATCTTCTGACAATACTACACGATCTATCTGATTTTCATATACTACTAAAGTTGTATTTAAATCGTTTTTCATTGCCTCCTCAATACGTGCTTTTTTATTTTTTAACAACGCATTGGAAATATTTGAAAATAATGGACCTAATTTTTTCAGTACTTCCAGTTTAGGATTTGGTACTTCTTCATCTGACAAATCAAATCTTTTAATTTTGGTGTCTAAACGCTCAATTTCAGATTGGTAATTTTTGATACTGTCTTTGTATTCTTTTATCTTTAATTCGTTGGCATCATAACTTTGAATGATTTCTTCGCCGCCACCCATATCATTTTTTCTTAAATCCAATAATTG
Encoded here:
- a CDS encoding helicase HerA domain-containing protein → MAAIETGLRQAEALNSKMNDLRERLEKHINLKHYTDNHKNVSPKGNAKLMRICLIAGLSDNEKRNKEVLNIQMSSNSIHPTLFTVHNLNGMLSSMIKLRYHDLEINWEDNITKSKVVNAEIFRGFDMLMKGDTLHEWLKVSTTASIKAGQIPLLNLNIGNYDGDISAYLDMNSKNVTNTQILIAGSTGSGKSNLLAVLMNEMRSLSVES